The following are encoded together in the Lysobacter silvisoli genome:
- the secA gene encoding preprotein translocase subunit SecA, protein MLNSLLTRVFGSRNDRLLRQLQRSVVKINALEAEMEKLSDAQLQAKTPEFQQRIADGESLDKLLPEAFAVCREASKRVLGMRHYDVQLIGGMVLHLGKIAEMRTGEGKTLVGTLPVYLNALEGKGVHVVTVNDYLARRDSAWMGRLYNWLGLSVGVVYPGMPHGDKHAAYASDITYGTNNEFGFDYLRDNMALSKDDRFQRGLHYAIVDEVDSILIDEARTPLIISGPADESPELYIKVNRIVPSLIRQEKEDGEGDYWVDEKGKQVHLSEAGQEHAEDLLRRAGILQGEEDSLYGAGNLSVVHHLNAALRAHAIYQRDVDYIVRDGEVVIVDEFTGRTLAGRRWSDGLHQAVEAKEGVPVQRENQTLASITFQNLFRMYKKLAGMTGTADTEAYEFQSIYGLEVIVIPTHRPMVRKDHPDQVFLNRNGKYRAVLNEIKDAHGRGQPVLVGTTSIEVSEMLSQQLKAAGVAHEVLNAKQHEREANIVAQAGRPGAITIATNMAGRGTDIVLGGSLENELSELAAQNGGQPVDEVTHARLKAEWQRRHDAVKAAGGLHIVGTERHESRRIDNQLRGRAGRQGDPGSSRFYLSLEDNLMRIFAADWVQRVMARMGLKEDDIIESPLVTKQIANAQRKVEAHNFDIRKNLLDFDDVNNDQRKVIYGQRDELLEAESVQENVDGIRDDVVAELVVRYVPQNSVDEQWDLPGLEAAVAEEFGVQVGLVDFARQHDELDADGVAARVIEAVNRHFEEREVQLGGETMRMLEKHIMLNVLDQNWKEHLARMDYLRQGIHLRGYAQKQPKQEYKKEAFELFSDMLEKVKREVITLLARVRIRSEEEIAALEAQERAQAEAQARQMQFQHASAGGFGADEEAAQVSEEAFANVGRNDPCPCGSGKKYKHCHGQLA, encoded by the coding sequence ATGCTCAACAGCCTGCTTACCCGCGTTTTCGGCAGCCGCAACGATCGCCTGCTGCGCCAACTGCAACGCTCCGTCGTCAAGATCAACGCGCTGGAAGCGGAGATGGAGAAGCTCTCCGACGCGCAGCTGCAGGCCAAGACGCCCGAATTCCAGCAGCGCATCGCCGACGGCGAGTCGCTGGACAAGCTGCTGCCGGAGGCCTTCGCGGTCTGCCGCGAAGCGTCCAAGCGCGTGCTGGGCATGCGCCACTACGACGTGCAGCTGATCGGCGGCATGGTGCTGCATCTGGGCAAGATCGCCGAAATGCGCACCGGCGAAGGCAAGACCCTGGTCGGCACCCTGCCGGTCTACCTCAACGCCCTGGAAGGCAAGGGCGTGCACGTGGTCACGGTGAACGACTACCTGGCCCGCCGCGACTCGGCCTGGATGGGCCGCCTGTACAACTGGCTGGGCCTGAGCGTGGGCGTGGTCTACCCGGGCATGCCGCACGGCGACAAGCACGCCGCCTACGCCAGCGACATCACCTACGGCACCAACAACGAATTCGGCTTCGACTACCTGCGCGACAACATGGCGCTGTCGAAGGACGACCGCTTCCAGCGCGGCCTGCATTACGCGATCGTCGACGAGGTCGACTCGATCCTGATCGACGAGGCGCGCACGCCGCTGATCATCTCCGGCCCGGCCGACGAGTCGCCGGAGCTGTACATCAAGGTCAACCGCATCGTTCCGTCGCTGATCCGCCAGGAGAAGGAAGACGGCGAGGGCGATTACTGGGTGGACGAGAAGGGCAAGCAGGTGCACCTGTCCGAAGCCGGGCAGGAACACGCCGAAGACCTGCTGCGCCGCGCCGGCATCCTGCAGGGCGAGGAAGACAGCCTGTACGGCGCCGGCAACCTCAGCGTGGTGCATCACCTCAACGCGGCGCTGCGCGCGCACGCGATCTACCAGCGCGACGTGGACTACATCGTGCGCGACGGCGAAGTGGTCATCGTCGACGAGTTCACCGGCCGCACCCTGGCCGGCCGCCGCTGGTCCGACGGCCTGCACCAGGCGGTGGAGGCGAAGGAAGGCGTGCCGGTGCAGCGCGAGAACCAGACGCTGGCCTCGATCACCTTCCAGAACCTGTTCCGCATGTACAAGAAGCTGGCCGGCATGACCGGTACGGCGGACACCGAAGCCTACGAGTTCCAGAGCATCTACGGCCTGGAAGTGATCGTGATCCCGACCCACCGGCCGATGGTGCGCAAGGACCATCCGGACCAGGTGTTCCTCAACCGCAACGGCAAGTACCGCGCGGTGCTCAACGAGATCAAGGACGCGCACGGCCGCGGCCAGCCGGTGCTGGTGGGCACCACCTCGATCGAAGTGTCGGAAATGCTGAGCCAGCAGCTCAAGGCCGCCGGCGTGGCGCACGAGGTGCTCAACGCCAAGCAGCACGAGCGCGAGGCCAACATCGTCGCCCAGGCCGGCCGCCCCGGCGCGATCACCATCGCCACCAACATGGCCGGCCGCGGCACCGACATCGTGCTCGGCGGTTCGCTGGAGAACGAGCTCAGCGAGCTGGCCGCGCAGAACGGCGGCCAGCCGGTGGACGAGGTGACCCACGCGCGCCTGAAGGCCGAGTGGCAGCGCCGCCACGACGCGGTCAAGGCCGCCGGCGGCCTGCACATCGTCGGCACCGAGCGCCACGAGTCGCGCCGCATCGACAACCAGCTGCGCGGCCGCGCCGGCCGCCAGGGCGACCCGGGTTCCTCGCGCTTCTACCTGTCGCTGGAAGACAACCTGATGCGCATCTTCGCTGCCGACTGGGTGCAGCGGGTGATGGCGCGCATGGGTCTGAAGGAAGACGACATCATCGAAAGCCCGCTGGTGACCAAACAGATCGCCAACGCGCAGCGCAAGGTCGAGGCGCACAACTTCGACATCCGCAAGAACCTGCTCGACTTCGACGACGTCAACAACGACCAGCGCAAGGTGATCTACGGCCAGCGCGACGAGCTGCTGGAAGCCGAGAGCGTGCAGGAGAACGTGGACGGCATCCGCGACGACGTGGTCGCCGAGCTGGTGGTGCGCTACGTGCCGCAGAACTCGGTCGACGAGCAGTGGGACCTGCCGGGCCTGGAAGCGGCCGTGGCCGAGGAATTCGGCGTGCAGGTGGGCCTGGTCGATTTCGCCCGCCAGCACGACGAACTCGACGCCGACGGCGTGGCCGCGCGCGTGATCGAGGCGGTCAACCGCCACTTCGAGGAGCGCGAGGTCCAACTGGGCGGCGAGACCATGCGCATGCTGGAAAAGCACATCATGCTCAACGTGCTCGACCAGAACTGGAAGGAGCACCTGGCGCGCATGGACTACCTGCGTCAGGGCATCCACCTGCGCGGCTACGCGCAGAAGCAGCCCAAGCAGGAATACAAGAAGGAAGCCTTCGAGCTGTTCTCGGACATGCTGGAGAAGGTCAAGCGCGAAGTGATCACCCTGCTGGCGCGCGTGCGCATCCGCAGCGAGGAAGAGATCGCGGCGCTGGAGGCGCAGGAGCGCGCGCAGGCCGAGGCCCAGGCGCGGCAGATGCAGTTCCAGCACGCCAGCGCCGGCGGCTTCGGCGCCGACGAGGAGGCCGCGCAGGTCTCCGAGGAAGCCTTCGCCAATGTCGGCCGCAACGATCCCTGCCCCTGCGGCAGCGGCAAGAAGTACAAGCACTGCCATGGGCAGCTGGCCTGA
- a CDS encoding M23 family metallopeptidase encodes MTYQSIVNKSRSKLGMLFQHAGHLGAQRPAVAVALLLGTGVAIGAGAGIADNAMLRAQVRDQQVQIEAGRRDAQREINALAARMGELQAEANRLNALGERLTRIGQLQDGEFDFDKPVGQGGAGPVRDMPKAELSAGMGRLDLQFKASGEQLSVLESLLFNRQLDMNAVPSRAPIANSYITSGFGGRADPFNGGSAFHKGIDFEADVGDPVLAVADGVVSYSGVRSGYGNVVEVDHGNGYVTRYAHNSRLLLKVGELVRAGQEVAKAGSTGRSTGAHVHFEVWENGRVVNPVKFLNQQSPLRG; translated from the coding sequence ATGACCTACCAATCCATCGTAAACAAATCGCGGAGCAAGCTGGGCATGTTGTTCCAGCATGCCGGCCATTTAGGCGCGCAGCGCCCCGCGGTCGCCGTGGCCCTGCTGTTGGGCACCGGCGTGGCGATCGGCGCAGGCGCCGGTATCGCCGACAACGCCATGCTGCGCGCCCAGGTGCGCGACCAGCAGGTCCAGATCGAAGCCGGCCGTCGCGACGCCCAGCGCGAGATCAACGCCCTGGCCGCCCGCATGGGCGAGCTGCAGGCCGAGGCCAACCGCCTCAACGCCCTGGGCGAGCGTCTGACCCGCATCGGCCAGCTGCAGGACGGCGAGTTCGATTTCGACAAGCCGGTCGGCCAAGGTGGCGCGGGCCCGGTCCGCGACATGCCCAAGGCCGAATTATCGGCGGGGATGGGGCGCCTGGACTTACAGTTCAAGGCCTCCGGCGAGCAGCTCTCGGTGCTGGAGTCGCTGCTGTTCAACCGTCAGCTGGACATGAACGCGGTGCCCTCGCGCGCGCCGATCGCCAACAGCTACATCACCTCCGGTTTCGGCGGCCGCGCCGATCCGTTCAACGGCGGCAGCGCCTTCCACAAGGGCATCGATTTCGAGGCCGACGTGGGCGATCCGGTGCTGGCCGTGGCCGACGGCGTGGTCAGCTACTCGGGCGTGCGCTCGGGCTACGGCAACGTGGTCGAGGTCGATCATGGCAACGGCTACGTGACCCGTTACGCGCACAATTCGCGCCTGCTGCTGAAGGTGGGCGAGTTGGTCCGCGCCGGCCAGGAAGTGGCCAAGGCCGGCTCCACCGGCCGCTCCACCGGCGCGCACGTGCATTTCGAGGTGTGGGAGAACGGCCGGGTCGTGAATCCGGTCAAGTTCTTGAACCAGCAGTCGCCCTTGCGGGGCTGA
- a CDS encoding DUF721 domain-containing protein, whose product MSDSKPKPPSRPPSTPRDALEALLAEPAGNPIRRALWLDGLDRRLRPLLPPSLAAHARLANFEHGKLVFVVDAPVWRAKLRLAAPELLDAARSVGLDAAELIVKTTAPATAPAQPSRKALPMSAAAQKALADALASLKEPDPSSPDETA is encoded by the coding sequence ATGTCTGATTCCAAGCCCAAACCGCCCTCGCGCCCCCCCTCGACTCCTCGCGACGCGCTGGAAGCGCTGCTCGCCGAGCCGGCGGGAAACCCGATCCGTCGAGCGCTTTGGCTGGACGGTCTGGACCGACGGTTACGCCCCCTCCTGCCGCCTTCGCTGGCCGCGCACGCGCGGCTGGCGAATTTCGAACACGGCAAGCTCGTATTTGTCGTCGACGCTCCGGTGTGGCGGGCCAAGCTGCGGCTCGCGGCTCCGGAACTGCTCGACGCGGCCCGTTCCGTCGGGCTGGATGCAGCTGAACTGATCGTCAAAACGACAGCACCGGCGACCGCACCTGCGCAGCCCAGCCGGAAAGCCTTACCCATGTCGGCGGCCGCGCAGAAAGCGCTGGCGGACGCCCTGGCCTCGCTCAAGGAACCCGATCCTTCGAGTCCGGATGAGACCGCCTGA
- the lpxC gene encoding UDP-3-O-acyl-N-acetylglucosamine deacetylase, which produces MLRQRTLKNVIRATGVGLHSGEKVFLTLRPAPVDTGIVFRRVDLDPVVEIPAAAQLVTETVLCTGLTQGAGKVMTVEHLLSALAGLGVDNIYVELSAAEVPIMDGSAGPFVFLLQSAGIAEQEAPKRFIRIKRPVEVRQGDKVARFEPYDGFRLGFTVVFDHPAIPASQSRAEVEFSTENYIREVSRARTFGFMRDLEYMRERNLGLGGSMDNAIVLDEFRVLNDDGLRYADEFVRHKILDAVGDLYLAGHPIIGAYEGYKSGHALNNQLVRALLAERSAWEEVTYTSADAPPVAYGEPALA; this is translated from the coding sequence ATGTTGCGTCAGCGCACTCTCAAGAACGTGATCCGCGCCACCGGCGTGGGCCTGCACAGCGGCGAGAAGGTCTTTCTCACCCTGCGCCCGGCCCCGGTGGACACCGGCATCGTGTTCCGTCGCGTCGACCTGGACCCGGTGGTGGAGATTCCGGCCGCCGCGCAGCTGGTCACCGAGACCGTGCTGTGCACCGGCCTGACCCAGGGCGCGGGCAAGGTCATGACCGTCGAGCACCTGCTGTCGGCGCTGGCCGGCCTGGGCGTCGACAATATCTATGTGGAGCTGTCCGCGGCCGAAGTGCCGATCATGGACGGCTCCGCCGGCCCCTTCGTGTTCCTGCTGCAGTCGGCGGGCATCGCCGAGCAGGAGGCGCCCAAGCGCTTCATCCGGATCAAGCGTCCGGTGGAAGTGCGCCAGGGCGACAAGGTCGCCCGCTTCGAACCCTACGACGGCTTCCGCCTGGGCTTCACCGTGGTCTTCGACCATCCGGCGATCCCGGCCTCGCAGTCGCGCGCGGAAGTGGAGTTCTCCACCGAGAACTACATCCGCGAGGTCAGCCGCGCCCGCACCTTCGGTTTCATGCGCGACCTGGAGTACATGCGCGAGCGCAACCTGGGCCTGGGCGGCTCGATGGACAACGCCATCGTGCTGGACGAGTTCCGCGTGCTCAACGACGACGGCCTGCGTTACGCCGACGAATTCGTGCGCCACAAGATCCTCGATGCGGTCGGCGATCTGTACCTGGCCGGCCACCCGATCATCGGCGCCTACGAGGGCTACAAGTCCGGTCACGCCCTCAACAACCAGTTGGTGCGCGCCCTGCTGGCCGAGCGTTCGGCCTGGGAAGAAGTGACCTATACCAGCGCCGACGCGCCGCCTGTCGCCTACGGCGAACCCGCGCTCGCCTGA